The following proteins come from a genomic window of Polaribacter dokdonensis:
- a CDS encoding alpha/beta fold hydrolase: protein MEVKTWSEKGKMFSVLGKEIFVIDEGTSENTLVILHGYGTSTIDYHKILPELTKNYRVILHDLVGFGFSDKPNKQYYSILDQTDIILELWKILELKNITLMSHNLGAAIALEILARNKTTLLNIDLKDLIFLNSTVSFNYEIEDEGHNNVSPLQDFSSKMQLMFSSFAFYKVKVKDFFYDASLFSEEDIKARWILMDHKDGREIIDFLANYGTECRLLWNRWFSALDKNLLPCKIIFGKNDIIYSEVEAGHFANHIRDCKLHNIENCGHYPMLEKPKELINLILN, encoded by the coding sequence ATGGAAGTAAAAACATGGTCAGAAAAAGGTAAAATGTTTTCTGTATTAGGTAAAGAGATTTTTGTTATTGATGAAGGAACTAGTGAAAATACGTTAGTTATATTACATGGTTATGGAACATCTACCATAGATTATCATAAAATTTTACCTGAACTAACTAAAAACTATAGAGTGATTTTACATGATTTAGTTGGTTTTGGATTTTCAGATAAACCAAACAAGCAATATTATAGTATTTTAGACCAAACAGATATTATTTTAGAACTTTGGAAAATACTTGAGCTTAAGAATATCACTTTAATGAGTCATAATTTAGGAGCGGCTATTGCTTTAGAAATATTAGCAAGAAATAAAACTACTCTTTTAAACATTGATTTAAAAGACTTAATTTTCTTAAATAGCACTGTTTCTTTTAATTATGAAATTGAAGATGAAGGGCATAATAATGTTAGTCCTTTACAAGATTTCTCTAGTAAAATGCAATTAATGTTTTCTTCTTTTGCCTTTTACAAGGTTAAGGTTAAAGATTTCTTTTATGATGCTAGCCTGTTTAGTGAAGAAGACATAAAAGCAAGATGGATTTTAATGGATCATAAAGATGGAAGAGAAATCATAGATTTCCTTGCAAATTATGGCACAGAATGCAGGTTACTTTGGAACAGATGGTTCTCTGCCTTAGATAAAAATCTTTTGCCTTGTAAAATAATTTTTGGTAAAAACGATATTATTTACAGTGAAGTTGAAGCAGGACATTTTGCCAACCATATTCGAGATTGCAAATTACACAATATCGAAAATTGTGGGCATTATCCTATGCTAGAAAAACCAAAAGAATTAATTAATTTAATTTTAAATTAA
- a CDS encoding class I SAM-dependent DNA methyltransferase, whose amino-acid sequence METKEWFTEWFNTPYYHILYKDRNDADAQLFMKNITEFLALPKTTHILDLPCGKGRHSVYLNSLGYKVTGGDLAENSISIAKKFENDTLKFKVHDMRKPFNNSYDAIFNLFTSFGYFEEDKEDVLILQNIKNGLNKDGYFVFDFLNVELVKRNLVAKETKVVEDITFYITREIKDGFIIKNINFFADNENRSYTERVKYIDERKLKSYFEKVGFSIENIFGDYHLNSFNSKISNRLIVVAK is encoded by the coding sequence ATGGAAACAAAAGAGTGGTTTACAGAATGGTTTAATACACCTTATTATCATATTCTATATAAGGATAGAAATGATGCTGATGCACAGTTATTTATGAAAAACATAACTGAATTTTTAGCATTACCTAAAACTACTCATATACTAGATTTACCTTGTGGAAAAGGTCGTCATTCAGTTTACCTAAATTCTTTAGGATACAAAGTTACTGGTGGTGATTTAGCCGAAAACAGCATTTCAATCGCAAAAAAGTTCGAGAATGATACTTTAAAATTTAAAGTTCATGATATGCGAAAGCCTTTTAATAATTCATACGATGCTATTTTTAATTTATTCACCAGTTTTGGATATTTTGAGGAGGATAAAGAGGATGTTTTGATATTACAAAACATAAAAAATGGATTAAACAAAGATGGTTATTTCGTTTTTGATTTTTTAAATGTAGAGTTAGTTAAGCGCAATTTAGTAGCTAAAGAAACCAAGGTCGTAGAAGATATTACCTTTTATATTACAAGAGAAATTAAAGATGGTTTTATTATTAAAAACATCAATTTCTTTGCTGATAATGAAAATAGAAGTTATACAGAAAGAGTAAAATATATAGATGAACGTAAATTAAAGAGTTATTTTGAAAAAGTTGGTTTCAGTATAGAAAACATCTTTGGAGATTATCATTTAAATTCTTTCAATTCTAAAATATCTAATCGTTTAATAGTTGTAGCAAAGTGA
- the priA gene encoding replication restart helicase PriA, which translates to MIFQRLKLELINFIDVILPIPIQKTFTYSITDEEASFLQKGMRVAVSFGNKNMYTGLVFNIHKTKPTLYETTDIIQILDEKPIVNELQLKHWQWIANYYMCSLGDVYRASLPSAFLLESETSISKNEVFTNEDILEDEEFLIFEALQHQSQLTIHQVADILGKKKVMPIVNELIKKSAIFIQEKIYEQYKPKLVKYVRLHSNYSSDESLNFLLEELSRAKKQREAVLTFFQLATSKKPVKAKDLEKSANVSSAILKSLVDKDIFEFYEIQTDRINFKGDTNSLKSLNEFQEKAYSEIKETFKEKDVTLLHGITSSGKTEIYTKLILEVIDEGKQVLFLLPEIALTTQIITRLQFYFGDQISVFHSKYSMNERVEVWNNVLENKTKAQIILGARSSIFLPFSNLGLIVVDEEHETSYKQFEPSPRYNARDAAIVLAKMHAAKILLGSATPSLESYFNAKQNKYGFVELNRRFGNVQLPKIELIDVKEKFKKKEMKGHFSDRLLKLIQEALDEKEQIILFQNRRGYSPIVECKTCGVAPQCPNCDVSLTYHKFRNELRCHYCSYQRAMPNSCSACGSNTLDTKGFGTEQIELELKELFPDYKIGRMDLDTTRGKFGYQKIIGAFEAREIDILVGTQMLSKGLDFDNVSLVGILNADTMLNFPDFRAHERAYQMMVQVSGRAGRSKKQGNVAIQTYNPYHQILQQVSTTSYTEMYKEQLQERWQYKYPPYYRLIKITLKHRDYNKVDTGVNWLFKALYTSFGEHVLGPTAPAVARIRNQYIKNIVIKIPPKQSLANTKSQVAKIKNTFEAVKEFRPIRFITDVDNY; encoded by the coding sequence TTGATTTTTCAAAGATTAAAATTAGAACTTATCAATTTCATAGACGTCATATTACCCATACCAATTCAGAAAACTTTTACCTATTCTATTACAGATGAGGAAGCTAGTTTTTTACAGAAAGGAATGAGAGTTGCAGTATCTTTTGGAAATAAAAATATGTACACAGGTTTGGTATTTAATATTCATAAAACCAAACCTACATTATATGAAACTACAGATATCATTCAAATTTTAGATGAAAAACCAATTGTAAACGAACTGCAATTAAAACATTGGCAATGGATTGCTAATTATTACATGTGTTCTTTGGGTGATGTTTATAGAGCTTCTTTGCCATCAGCATTTTTATTAGAAAGTGAAACTAGTATTTCTAAAAATGAGGTTTTTACGAATGAAGATATTCTAGAAGATGAAGAATTCTTGATTTTTGAAGCATTACAACATCAATCTCAGCTTACAATTCATCAGGTTGCAGATATTTTGGGCAAGAAAAAAGTAATGCCAATTGTAAATGAGCTTATAAAAAAATCAGCAATATTTATACAAGAAAAAATCTACGAACAATATAAACCAAAGTTGGTGAAATACGTTCGTTTACATTCCAACTATAGTTCTGATGAGTCTTTAAACTTTTTGTTAGAAGAATTATCTAGAGCAAAAAAACAGAGAGAAGCTGTTTTAACCTTTTTCCAGTTAGCAACTTCAAAAAAGCCTGTTAAAGCTAAAGATTTAGAGAAAAGTGCGAATGTTTCATCAGCCATATTAAAATCTTTGGTAGATAAAGATATCTTTGAGTTTTATGAAATTCAAACAGATAGAATCAATTTTAAAGGTGATACCAATTCTTTAAAAAGTTTAAATGAGTTTCAAGAAAAAGCGTATTCTGAAATTAAGGAAACTTTCAAGGAAAAAGATGTAACGCTTTTGCATGGAATAACAAGTTCTGGTAAAACAGAAATTTACACAAAATTGATTCTGGAGGTTATAGATGAAGGTAAACAAGTACTTTTTCTATTGCCAGAAATAGCTTTAACTACTCAAATTATTACGCGATTGCAATTTTATTTTGGTGATCAAATTTCTGTTTTTCATTCAAAATATTCAATGAATGAAAGAGTAGAAGTTTGGAACAATGTTCTTGAAAATAAAACGAAAGCACAAATTATTTTAGGAGCAAGATCGTCTATTTTCTTACCATTTTCTAACTTAGGTTTAATAGTGGTAGATGAAGAACATGAAACATCTTACAAACAGTTTGAACCTTCACCAAGATATAATGCTAGAGATGCTGCTATTGTTTTAGCCAAAATGCATGCAGCCAAAATTTTATTAGGTTCTGCAACCCCTTCTTTAGAAAGCTATTTTAATGCTAAACAAAATAAATATGGTTTTGTGGAGCTAAATAGACGTTTTGGAAATGTTCAGTTACCAAAAATAGAATTGATAGATGTAAAGGAAAAGTTTAAGAAGAAAGAAATGAAAGGTCATTTTTCTGATCGTTTATTAAAACTAATTCAAGAAGCTTTAGATGAGAAAGAACAAATTATTTTATTTCAAAACAGACGTGGTTACTCACCAATTGTAGAATGTAAAACTTGTGGAGTTGCTCCTCAATGTCCTAATTGTGATGTTAGTTTAACCTATCATAAATTTAGAAACGAATTAAGATGTCATTACTGCAGTTATCAAAGAGCAATGCCAAATTCGTGTTCTGCTTGTGGAAGTAATACTTTAGATACCAAAGGTTTTGGAACTGAACAAATAGAGCTTGAACTAAAAGAATTATTCCCTGATTATAAAATTGGAAGAATGGATTTAGATACAACTCGTGGTAAATTTGGATATCAAAAAATAATTGGTGCATTTGAAGCAAGAGAGATAGATATTTTAGTAGGCACCCAAATGTTATCTAAAGGTTTAGATTTTGATAATGTTTCTTTGGTTGGAATTTTAAATGCAGATACCATGTTAAACTTTCCTGATTTTAGAGCTCATGAAAGAGCATATCAAATGATGGTACAAGTTTCTGGTAGAGCAGGTAGAAGTAAAAAACAAGGAAATGTAGCCATACAAACCTACAATCCTTATCATCAAATATTACAACAAGTTTCTACAACAAGTTATACAGAAATGTATAAAGAGCAATTGCAAGAACGTTGGCAATACAAATATCCTCCTTATTATAGGTTGATAAAAATTACTCTAAAACATAGAGATTATAATAAAGTTGATACTGGAGTAAATTGGTTATTTAAAGCTTTATACACATCTTTTGGAGAACACGTTTTAGGACCAACAGCACCTGCAGTAGCTAGAATTAGAAATCAGTATATTAAAAATATTGTAATTAAAATTCCACCAAAACAAAGTCTAGCCAATACTAAAAGTCAGGTGGCTAAAATTAAGAATACTTTTGAAGCAGTTAAAGAATTTAGGCCAATTCGTTTTATAACGGATGTAGATAATTATTAA
- a CDS encoding alpha/beta hydrolase: protein MTAENWKKLGKYVTINDKRIFVIDTGDHPETLVILHGYPTSSYDYFRVIPELAHYYRIVVHDHLGFGFSDKPDSLTYSLIDQADVALELWRKLGLKQVSILAHDYGTSIAKEILARKNHNLIPLKINKIYLCSSSMRLEHLHLKNIGVLLRDRKLGKYISRLTNFGYRKIRRRFKKDNINYQISKNYDIKDMWNQMDSSEGQKEIHFISNFINERYTFFHRWTNALKETTVPVKIFWQKTDSLAIKEIAIVLATEEENEKLTWVENVKHYSILETPNSWIKLVFEYQNRTKPVF from the coding sequence ATGACTGCTGAGAATTGGAAAAAACTAGGTAAATATGTTACCATTAATGACAAAAGAATATTTGTTATTGATACTGGAGATCATCCTGAAACTTTAGTAATCTTACATGGCTACCCAACTTCATCTTATGATTATTTTAGAGTTATACCAGAACTTGCTCATTACTACAGAATTGTAGTTCATGACCATTTAGGATTTGGTTTTTCTGATAAACCAGACTCTTTAACTTATTCTTTAATTGACCAAGCAGATGTAGCTTTAGAGTTATGGCGAAAACTAGGTTTAAAACAAGTATCTATTTTAGCACATGATTATGGAACATCAATTGCCAAAGAAATATTAGCTAGAAAAAATCATAATTTAATTCCATTAAAGATTAACAAAATATATTTATGTAGTAGCAGTATGCGTTTAGAGCACCTGCACTTGAAAAATATTGGTGTTTTATTAAGAGATAGAAAATTAGGAAAATACATTTCTAGACTTACCAATTTCGGATATCGTAAAATAAGACGTCGTTTTAAGAAAGATAATATAAACTATCAAATAAGTAAAAACTACGATATTAAAGATATGTGGAATCAAATGGATTCTTCAGAAGGTCAAAAAGAGATACACTTTATTAGTAATTTTATAAACGAACGTTATACTTTTTTTCATAGATGGACCAATGCATTAAAAGAAACCACTGTTCCTGTTAAAATATTTTGGCAAAAAACAGATTCTTTAGCTATTAAGGAAATCGCCATTGTTTTAGCAACAGAAGAGGAAAATGAAAAATTAACCTGGGTAGAAAATGTAAAACATTATTCCATTTTAGAAACTCCTAATAGTTGGATAAAGCTAGTGTTTGAATACCAAAACAGAACAAAACCTGTTTTTTAA
- a CDS encoding RecQ family ATP-dependent DNA helicase, producing the protein MDLHGPLKKFFGFNKFKGLQEQVIKSIVENNNTFVIMPTGGGKSLCYQLPALMKEGTAIVVSPLIALMKNQVDAIRGISEEHGVAHVLNSSLNKTEVAQVKADIANGITKLLYVAPESLIKEEYVTFLRTQTISFVAIDEAHCISEWGHDFRPEYRNLKHIIKAIDNVPVICLTATATEKVQEDILKTLGITDANRFKASFNRPNLFYEVRPKTKEVEKDIIRFVKQREGKSGIIYCLSRKKVEEIAQILQVNGIKAVPYHAGLDAKTRVKHQDMFLMEDCDVVVATIAFGMGIDKPDVRYVIHHDIPKSLESYYQETGRAGRDDGEGYCLAFYAYKDIEKLEKFMASKPVAEQEIGHALLQEVVGYAETSMNRRKYLLHYFGEDFDEVNGEGADMDDNSRNPKKKHEAKEDVVILLNVIKNTLQKYKSKEVVNTIVGKENALLTSHKTHLQPFFGIGKSKTAAYWMALIRQILVVNYIKKEIEQYGVIKITKEGERYLENPTSFMMTEDHAYNEENDNAIITNAKSLGGVTDEKLVKLLRDLRKKVAMKQGVPPFAVFQDPSLDDMALKYPVNLDELSKVHGVGEGKARKFGKDFVKLIETYVEENDVLRPDDLIVKSTGVNSGLKLYIIQNTDRKLPLDDIAKSKGLEINELIKEMERIIFSGTKLDINYALDDLLDEDQQEEIHDYFMEAETDKIQEALDEFDGDYDEDELRLMRIKFINEVAN; encoded by the coding sequence ATGGATTTACATGGTCCTCTAAAAAAGTTTTTTGGATTTAATAAATTTAAAGGATTACAAGAACAGGTTATAAAAAGTATTGTAGAAAACAATAATACGTTTGTTATAATGCCTACAGGTGGTGGTAAATCTTTGTGTTACCAATTACCTGCTTTGATGAAGGAAGGAACTGCAATTGTGGTATCTCCATTAATTGCTTTAATGAAAAATCAAGTAGATGCTATTAGAGGTATTTCTGAAGAGCATGGAGTTGCTCATGTTTTAAATTCATCTTTGAATAAAACCGAAGTTGCCCAAGTTAAAGCTGATATTGCAAACGGAATTACAAAACTTTTATACGTAGCTCCAGAATCATTAATTAAAGAAGAATACGTTACCTTTTTAAGAACTCAAACTATTTCTTTTGTAGCCATTGATGAAGCTCATTGTATTTCTGAATGGGGTCACGATTTTAGACCTGAATACAGAAATCTAAAACACATTATTAAAGCAATTGATAATGTACCTGTAATTTGTTTAACAGCAACTGCTACAGAAAAGGTTCAAGAAGATATTTTAAAAACGTTAGGAATTACAGATGCCAATAGATTCAAAGCATCTTTTAATAGACCGAATTTATTTTATGAGGTAAGACCTAAAACTAAAGAAGTAGAAAAAGATATTATTCGATTTGTTAAACAAAGAGAAGGTAAATCTGGAATTATTTATTGCTTAAGTAGAAAGAAGGTTGAGGAAATTGCCCAAATTCTGCAAGTAAATGGTATTAAAGCAGTTCCTTATCATGCAGGTTTAGATGCTAAAACAAGGGTGAAGCATCAAGACATGTTCTTAATGGAAGATTGTGATGTTGTTGTTGCTACAATTGCATTTGGAATGGGAATAGATAAACCAGATGTACGTTATGTAATTCATCATGATATACCAAAAAGTTTAGAAAGTTATTATCAAGAAACTGGTAGAGCAGGTAGAGATGATGGAGAAGGATATTGTTTAGCATTCTATGCCTATAAAGACATTGAGAAATTAGAAAAGTTTATGGCTAGTAAACCAGTAGCAGAGCAAGAAATTGGTCATGCATTGCTGCAAGAAGTAGTTGGTTATGCAGAAACTTCTATGAATAGGCGTAAATATTTACTGCACTATTTTGGAGAAGATTTTGATGAAGTAAATGGAGAAGGTGCTGATATGGATGATAATTCTAGAAATCCTAAGAAAAAGCATGAAGCCAAAGAAGATGTAGTTATCTTATTGAACGTAATTAAAAACACCTTACAAAAGTATAAATCTAAAGAAGTTGTAAATACAATTGTTGGTAAAGAAAACGCATTGCTTACCTCACACAAAACACATTTACAACCATTTTTCGGAATTGGTAAAAGTAAAACTGCTGCTTATTGGATGGCTTTGATTCGTCAGATCTTGGTGGTGAATTATATCAAGAAAGAAATTGAGCAATATGGAGTAATTAAAATCACAAAAGAGGGTGAACGTTATTTAGAGAATCCAACTTCATTTATGATGACTGAAGATCATGCTTATAATGAAGAAAATGATAATGCAATTATTACCAACGCAAAATCATTAGGTGGAGTTACAGATGAAAAATTGGTAAAACTACTTAGAGACTTGCGTAAAAAAGTGGCTATGAAACAAGGAGTGCCTCCTTTTGCAGTTTTCCAAGATCCATCTTTAGATGATATGGCTTTAAAGTATCCTGTTAATTTAGATGAATTATCTAAAGTGCATGGAGTAGGTGAAGGTAAAGCAAGAAAGTTTGGTAAAGATTTTGTAAAATTAATAGAAACTTACGTAGAAGAAAATGATGTTTTAAGACCTGATGATTTAATTGTAAAGAGTACAGGTGTTAATTCTGGTTTAAAACTATATATCATTCAGAATACAGATAGAAAATTACCTTTAGATGACATTGCAAAATCAAAAGGACTAGAAATTAATGAGCTGATAAAAGAGATGGAAAGAATTATTTTTTCTGGAACTAAATTAGACATTAATTATGCCTTAGATGATTTGTTAGATGAAGATCAGCAAGAAGAAATTCATGATTATTTTATGGAAGCTGAAACTGATAAAATTCAAGAAGCATTAGATGAATTTGATGGTGATTATGATGAGGATGAACTACGATTAATGCGTATTAAATTTATAAACGAAGTTGCGAATTAG
- the tatC gene encoding twin-arginine translocase subunit TatC → MAAEQKEMSFLGHLEELRWHLVRSAAAIFLLAIVFFVFAKQVYTHFLLAHLQPDFITYQLFCDFFDLFGMDSAFCSINFGEKKLQSIKVTSQLMNSIWSSLILGVIVAFPYILWEIWRFISPGLTEREIKKSRGFILIASFLFFIGVFFSFYVIAPISIQFLYNYQITEAIENSFTLESHIGLVTNMLLGVSVLFELPVLIYFLTKIGLITPAFLRKYRKHALVVVLILAAIITPPDVASQVIVAIPILILYEISIRVSARVIKNQEKNANKS, encoded by the coding sequence ATGGCTGCAGAACAAAAAGAAATGTCTTTTTTAGGACATTTAGAAGAATTAAGATGGCATTTGGTAAGAAGTGCTGCTGCAATATTTTTGCTGGCAATTGTTTTCTTTGTATTTGCGAAGCAAGTTTACACCCATTTCCTTTTAGCACATCTTCAGCCAGACTTTATCACTTATCAATTATTTTGTGATTTTTTTGATCTTTTTGGGATGGATAGTGCTTTTTGTAGCATCAACTTTGGAGAGAAAAAATTACAAAGTATAAAAGTAACATCGCAACTAATGAATTCTATTTGGTCTTCATTAATATTGGGTGTTATAGTAGCTTTTCCATATATCTTATGGGAAATTTGGCGATTTATTTCTCCAGGATTAACAGAAAGAGAAATTAAAAAATCTAGAGGGTTTATTTTAATTGCCTCGTTTCTATTTTTTATAGGTGTGTTTTTTAGCTTCTATGTAATTGCACCAATATCAATTCAATTTTTATATAATTATCAAATTACAGAGGCTATAGAAAATAGTTTCACTTTAGAATCTCATATAGGATTAGTAACCAACATGTTATTAGGAGTATCTGTTTTATTTGAATTGCCTGTTTTAATTTATTTCTTAACCAAAATTGGTTTAATTACGCCAGCATTTTTAAGAAAATATAGAAAGCATGCATTAGTAGTGGTACTTATATTAGCTGCCATTATTACTCCTCCAGATGTTGCAAGTCAGGTAATTGTAGCAATACCAATTTTAATTTTATACGAAATAAGTATAAGAGTTTCAGCAAGAGTTATAAAAAATCAAGAAAAGAATGCCAACAAAAGTTAA
- a CDS encoding THUMP domain-containing class I SAM-dependent RNA methyltransferase gives MDRDFKMTATTLFGLESVLAEELKKLGAQDIKEAVRSVSFRGDKGFMYKANIALRTAVRILKPIKTCKIYDEEDLYESIQKIKWENYLDAEGTFAIGAVVNSKNFTSNSHYISLKSKDAIADYFRHKYHKRPNVDLKYPDVKIHIHIQKDWLTVSLDSSGDSLHKRGYRTATNIAPINEVLAAGMVLLSGYTGDENFIDPMCGSGTILIEAAMIANNIPANINRKLFAFENWKDYDEDLYFTIQDALLKKIRSSHFKIMGFDKAPSAVQKAKANVISANLEEFIGVHHVNFFNSTKEVFGNTTILFNPPYGERLNIDTNEFYKKIGDTLKHNYPGSTAWLITSDIDALKSVGLRTSKRIALKNGDLDCKFVKYELYEGSRKLKKNEVSI, from the coding sequence ATGGATAGAGATTTTAAAATGACAGCAACTACACTTTTTGGTTTAGAAAGTGTTTTGGCAGAAGAACTTAAAAAATTAGGAGCACAAGATATTAAAGAAGCTGTAAGAAGCGTTTCTTTTAGAGGTGATAAAGGTTTTATGTATAAAGCCAATATTGCTTTAAGAACGGCTGTTAGAATTTTAAAACCTATTAAAACTTGTAAAATTTACGATGAAGAAGATTTGTATGAGTCTATTCAAAAAATAAAATGGGAGAATTATTTAGATGCAGAAGGTACTTTTGCTATTGGAGCAGTTGTAAACTCTAAGAATTTTACTTCTAATTCACATTACATTTCTTTAAAATCTAAAGATGCAATTGCAGATTATTTTAGACACAAATATCATAAAAGACCTAATGTAGATTTAAAGTATCCAGATGTAAAAATTCATATACATATACAGAAAGATTGGTTAACAGTTTCTTTAGATTCTTCAGGAGATTCTCTACATAAAAGAGGGTATAGAACAGCAACCAATATTGCACCTATTAATGAAGTTTTGGCTGCAGGTATGGTTTTGTTATCTGGTTATACAGGTGATGAAAACTTTATAGACCCAATGTGTGGTTCTGGAACAATCTTAATTGAAGCAGCAATGATTGCAAATAATATTCCTGCTAATATTAATAGAAAACTCTTTGCTTTTGAGAATTGGAAAGATTATGATGAGGATCTATATTTTACCATTCAAGATGCTTTATTAAAGAAGATTCGATCTTCTCATTTCAAAATTATGGGTTTTGATAAAGCTCCTTCTGCAGTTCAAAAAGCGAAAGCCAATGTAATTTCTGCTAATTTAGAAGAGTTTATAGGTGTGCATCATGTTAACTTTTTCAACTCAACCAAAGAAGTTTTTGGAAACACAACTATTTTATTCAATCCACCTTATGGAGAACGTTTAAATATAGATACCAACGAATTTTACAAAAAGATAGGAGATACCTTAAAACATAATTATCCTGGCTCTACAGCTTGGTTAATTACTTCAGATATAGATGCTTTAAAATCTGTGGGTTTACGCACATCTAAAAGAATAGCGCTTAAAAACGGTGATTTAGATTGTAAGTTTGTAAAGTACGAGTTGTATGAGGGCTCTAGAAAATTGAAAAAGAACGAAGTTTCTATTTAA
- a CDS encoding ZIP family metal transporter yields MNYFLLIIPVLFGALLVLYKKPNKNIVRLLLAFSGSYLLSVTILHLLPDVYTITSSDNLIGILILIGIILQSVLESFSKGAEHGHIHIHSDSKKFPTLLFVSLCIHAFSEGLPIHNADENLLWAIIVHKIPIAIVLTTFLLHAKYSKKTVFTFLFLFGLMSPLGLLLGDKVGLLQTYNTEITAVIIGVFLHISTIILFESTENHKFNFQKFLAILLGIVLTLITL; encoded by the coding sequence GTGAATTATTTTCTTCTAATCATACCTGTTTTATTTGGTGCTTTGTTAGTTCTGTATAAGAAACCTAATAAGAATATTGTAAGGTTGTTACTGGCCTTTAGTGGTTCTTATTTACTTTCTGTAACAATTTTACACTTATTGCCAGACGTTTACACCATTACTTCTAGTGATAATTTAATTGGGATTTTAATTTTAATTGGTATAATCCTGCAATCTGTTTTAGAGTCTTTTTCTAAGGGAGCAGAACATGGTCATATTCATATTCATTCAGATAGTAAAAAGTTTCCTACCTTATTATTTGTTAGTCTTTGTATTCATGCATTTTCTGAAGGTTTACCAATTCATAATGCAGATGAAAATTTATTGTGGGCAATTATTGTGCATAAAATTCCGATTGCAATTGTATTAACTACTTTTCTGTTGCACGCAAAATATAGTAAGAAAACGGTTTTTACGTTCTTATTTTTATTTGGTTTAATGAGCCCTTTAGGATTGCTGTTAGGAGACAAGGTTGGTTTGTTACAAACCTATAATACAGAAATAACAGCTGTAATAATTGGAGTTTTCTTGCACATATCAACTATTATTTTATTTGAAAGTACAGAAAATCATAAGTTTAATTTTCAGAAGTTTTTAGCTATTCTTTTAGGAATTGTGCTAACATTAATTACGTTATAG
- a CDS encoding KpsF/GutQ family sugar-phosphate isomerase: MKDKSTIIANAKQTILAESKAISQMAELVDINFENAINCIYNSKGRVIITGIGKSANIATKIVATFNSTGTPAVFMHAADAIHGDLGNVLEDDVVICISKSGNTPEIKVLLPLIKNYGNKVIAITGNVDSFLGTNADFVLNTYVEKEACPNNLAPTTSTTAQLVMGDALAVCLLDLKGFTSKDFAKYHPGGALGKRLYLRVSDLIKNNELPKVDKNDSIAKVIVEISEKRLGVTAVIQNDTIVGIITDGDIRRMLTKTTQIENFTAKDIMGKNPKTIHSDAMAIEALEALENDSITQILAVDDNNNYAGVVHLHDLIKEGIF, encoded by the coding sequence TTGAAAGATAAATCAACAATTATTGCCAATGCTAAACAGACAATTTTAGCAGAAAGTAAAGCTATTTCACAAATGGCAGAACTAGTAGATATTAACTTTGAGAATGCAATTAATTGCATTTATAATTCAAAAGGAAGAGTTATAATTACTGGTATTGGAAAGAGCGCGAATATTGCTACAAAAATAGTAGCAACTTTTAATTCTACAGGAACACCAGCTGTTTTTATGCACGCTGCAGATGCTATACATGGCGATTTAGGTAATGTATTGGAAGATGATGTGGTTATTTGCATTTCTAAAAGTGGAAATACGCCAGAAATTAAAGTATTACTTCCATTAATTAAAAATTATGGGAACAAGGTTATTGCTATTACAGGAAATGTAGATTCTTTCTTAGGTACTAATGCAGACTTTGTATTAAATACGTACGTTGAAAAAGAGGCTTGCCCTAATAACTTGGCTCCAACAACAAGTACTACAGCACAATTAGTTATGGGTGATGCTCTTGCAGTTTGTCTGCTAGATTTAAAAGGATTTACAAGTAAGGACTTTGCCAAATATCATCCAGGAGGCGCTTTAGGTAAAAGATTGTACTTACGTGTTTCTGATTTAATTAAGAATAACGAGTTGCCTAAAGTGGATAAAAATGATTCAATTGCTAAAGTAATTGTTGAAATATCAGAAAAAAGACTTGGAGTTACTGCTGTTATTCAAAATGATACAATTGTTGGAATTATAACTGATGGAGACATTAGAAGAATGCTAACAAAAACTACTCAAATAGAAAATTTTACAGCTAAAGATATTATGGGTAAAAACCCAAAAACTATTCATTCTGATGCAATGGCTATTGAAGCTTTAGAGGCTTTAGAAAATGATAGTATCACACAAATTTTAGCTGTAGATGATAACAATAATTACGCAGGTGTTGTACATTTGCATGATTTAATAAAAGAAGGAATCTTTTAA